Proteins encoded together in one Falco biarmicus isolate bFalBia1 chromosome 4, bFalBia1.pri, whole genome shotgun sequence window:
- the METTL22 gene encoding methyltransferase-like protein 22 isoform X2, whose protein sequence is MFLSYFKLLWNTEGLASEKCVRESTTEREYQYRSGDELGDKGRKKLRKEKELNSEGVEALLDDDGDLEVVRRPRSASDVEAEDLLRDRVHPVILMKGREDAFEDEQECTCSDIVKIEHTMATPLEDVGKQVWRAAFLLADYILFKRDTFRCCSVLELGGGTGITSIIMGMVAKRVYCTDVGEDLLAMCEQNVVLNKHLMELGRGEVKVKKLDWLKEEFCTDPEALYSWSEEEIADLHEHCTVIMAADVFYDDGLTDALFRTLYRITHNLRNSCTVYLALEKRLNFTLRHMDVTCEAYSHFRNTLNDLENLQDRKIKYTVEPIKADFCQFLIYERIEQLELWKIIAEQLT, encoded by the exons A TGTTCCTGTCATATTTCAAACTCCTTTGGAACACAGAAGGTTTAGCATCTGAGAAATGTGTGAGAGAATCTACAACAGAAAGAGAATACCAGTACAGAAGTGGAGATGAACTGGGTGATAAGGGCAgaaaaaaactaagaaaagaaaaggaattaaatagTGAAGGAGTAGAAGCTCTGCTAGACGATGATGGAGACTTGGAAGTAGTCAGAAGACCTCGAAGTGCCTCTGATGTAGAAGCAGAGGATCTTTTGAGGGATAGAGTGCATCCTGTAATTCTCATGAAAGGGAGAGAAGATGCTTTTGAAGATGAGCAAGAATGCACTTGCAGTGATATTGTTAAAATAG aaCATACTATGGCAACTCCCTTAGAAGATGTCGGTAAACAA GTCTGGCGTGCAGCCTTTCTTCTTGCTGATTACATTTTGTTCAAACGGGACACATTCAGGTGTTGCTCGGTGCTAGAGCTTGGAGGTGGCACTGGAATTACAAGCATTATCATGGGAATGGTTGCCAAGAGAGTTTATTGTACAG ATGTTGGTGAAGATCTTCTGGCCATGTGTGAGCAAAATGTTGTATTAAACAAACACCTGATGGAGCTGGGAA GGGGAGAAGTTAAAGTAAAAAAACTGGACTGGCTGAAAGAAGAATTCTGCACTG ATCCTGAAGCTCTTTATAGCTGGTCTGAAGAAGAGATTGCTGATTTACATGAGCACTGTACTGTAATAATGGCAGCTGACG tattcTATGATGATGGCCTGACAGATGCCTTGTTCAGAACTCTGTATAGAATCACACACAACTTGAGAAATTCTTGCACAGTTTACCTAGCATTAGAAAAGAG GCTGAACTTCACTTTAAGACATATGGATGTTACATGTGAAGCCTACAGTCATTTCAGAAATACTCTGAATGATTTGGAGAACctccaagacagaaaaattaaatatactgTAGAGCCCATTAAGGCTGATTTTTGCCAGTTTCTCATCTATGAACGAATTGAGCAGTTG GAATTGTGGAAGATCATTGCTGAACAGCTAACATGA
- the METTL22 gene encoding methyltransferase-like protein 22 isoform X1 — MVDVTEEEMDNPTFKSDTVLSDVHLHCPNKRRLMVRLNAVGQPVFLSYFKLLWNTEGLASEKCVRESTTEREYQYRSGDELGDKGRKKLRKEKELNSEGVEALLDDDGDLEVVRRPRSASDVEAEDLLRDRVHPVILMKGREDAFEDEQECTCSDIVKIEHTMATPLEDVGKQVWRAAFLLADYILFKRDTFRCCSVLELGGGTGITSIIMGMVAKRVYCTDVGEDLLAMCEQNVVLNKHLMELGRGEVKVKKLDWLKEEFCTDPEALYSWSEEEIADLHEHCTVIMAADVFYDDGLTDALFRTLYRITHNLRNSCTVYLALEKRLNFTLRHMDVTCEAYSHFRNTLNDLENLQDRKIKYTVEPIKADFCQFLIYERIEQLELWKIIAEQLT; from the exons ATGGTAGATGTGACAGAGGAGGAGATGGATAACCCCACATTTAAAAGCGACACTGTACTTTCTGATGTTCACTTACACTGTCCAAACAAGAGACGTCTCATGGTGCGATTGAATGCAGTTGGACAACCAG TGTTCCTGTCATATTTCAAACTCCTTTGGAACACAGAAGGTTTAGCATCTGAGAAATGTGTGAGAGAATCTACAACAGAAAGAGAATACCAGTACAGAAGTGGAGATGAACTGGGTGATAAGGGCAgaaaaaaactaagaaaagaaaaggaattaaatagTGAAGGAGTAGAAGCTCTGCTAGACGATGATGGAGACTTGGAAGTAGTCAGAAGACCTCGAAGTGCCTCTGATGTAGAAGCAGAGGATCTTTTGAGGGATAGAGTGCATCCTGTAATTCTCATGAAAGGGAGAGAAGATGCTTTTGAAGATGAGCAAGAATGCACTTGCAGTGATATTGTTAAAATAG aaCATACTATGGCAACTCCCTTAGAAGATGTCGGTAAACAA GTCTGGCGTGCAGCCTTTCTTCTTGCTGATTACATTTTGTTCAAACGGGACACATTCAGGTGTTGCTCGGTGCTAGAGCTTGGAGGTGGCACTGGAATTACAAGCATTATCATGGGAATGGTTGCCAAGAGAGTTTATTGTACAG ATGTTGGTGAAGATCTTCTGGCCATGTGTGAGCAAAATGTTGTATTAAACAAACACCTGATGGAGCTGGGAA GGGGAGAAGTTAAAGTAAAAAAACTGGACTGGCTGAAAGAAGAATTCTGCACTG ATCCTGAAGCTCTTTATAGCTGGTCTGAAGAAGAGATTGCTGATTTACATGAGCACTGTACTGTAATAATGGCAGCTGACG tattcTATGATGATGGCCTGACAGATGCCTTGTTCAGAACTCTGTATAGAATCACACACAACTTGAGAAATTCTTGCACAGTTTACCTAGCATTAGAAAAGAG GCTGAACTTCACTTTAAGACATATGGATGTTACATGTGAAGCCTACAGTCATTTCAGAAATACTCTGAATGATTTGGAGAACctccaagacagaaaaattaaatatactgTAGAGCCCATTAAGGCTGATTTTTGCCAGTTTCTCATCTATGAACGAATTGAGCAGTTG GAATTGTGGAAGATCATTGCTGAACAGCTAACATGA